The sequence below is a genomic window from Thalassobaculum sp. OXR-137.
CCGATTTCCGCTCCGGCTTCATCTGGCCGGTCACCGGACCGATCTCCGGCGTGTACGGCAGCCAGCGGATCCTCAACGGCCAGCCGCGCCAGCCCCATTACGGCATCGACATCGCGGTCCCCAAAGGCACGCCGGTGGTGGCGCCGGCAGACGGTCTGGTGACCCTGTCGGCGACCGACCACTACTACACCGGCGGCACCCTGATCCTCGACCACGGCCACGGCCTGTCCAGCACCTTCATCCATATGGACAGCGTCGCGGTGAAGGTCGGAGAGCACATCAGGCAGGGCACCGTGATCGGCACGGTCGGGGCGACCGGCCGGGCGACCGGCCCGCATCTCGACTGGCGGATGAACTGGTACGACCGGCGTCTGGACCCGGCTTTCGTGGTCCCGCCGATGCCCGGCCAGTAGACGCTACGGCGTCATCCCGTCGAGCAGGGCGGCGATCGCCGCCGGATCCCGCCAGCTCAGCGAC
It includes:
- a CDS encoding M23 family metallopeptidase, with the translated sequence MRRFLAIACLLLLSTVARAETTFNGSFTQGGVVFGKTDPGTKLVLDGIPVVVDRDGVFVFGFHRDAPVTSTLVITAPDGSAETRTLDVAPREFRIQRIDGLPDTMVTPPKEVLDRIQRDQAEVKAARAADRVESDFRSGFIWPVTGPISGVYGSQRILNGQPRQPHYGIDIAVPKGTPVVAPADGLVTLSATDHYYTGGTLILDHGHGLSSTFIHMDSVAVKVGEHIRQGTVIGTVGATGRATGPHLDWRMNWYDRRLDPAFVVPPMPGQ